AATAGGCACACTTAATATTACAGGCAGGCGCCACGGGAAGATGTACCCTTCCCACTAAACGATGCGCCTTTTCGTCAAAACATGGGTGTCTGAGCATGTTTTCCTCCTTTAAAAAAGGGCTTCTAGGTCTTTTTCTCCGGTACGAACCCGGTAACTTTCATCCACTGGCAATACAAAGATTTTGCCGTCTCCGTGTTTGCCTGTCTGGTTTACGCTAATAATGGTCTTAACCACCTTTTCCACCATGGCCTCTGGCACCACTGCCATGAGTAAGCGCTTAGGGATAAACCGTGCCTTCATTTCCTTGGCCTTTTCGATGATTTCAGGACTTACCCGGTAACCAAGCTCGTCAACGTAGCCACCTTGTTTTCCGCGACCAAAGGCCTTTACCGCAGTAAAAGAAGGTAGCCCCATCTCAGCCAGAGCCTTTTTGGTGGCCAGCATTTTTGTGGGTCTAATTATTGCAATGATTTCGCATATTTTGCTCATATTGCCTCCTTGTCTTCTGCAAAAGCTTTAGAGTTCAGGCTGGCCGGTACGGATAGTCCAAGCTTCATTCACCGGCACCACAAATATCTTTCCGTCTCCGAAACGCCCGGTACGCGCTGATTCCATAATGATGTCGCGCACTTTGGGCACTGCCTCATCATCCACCACCAGAAAAAGCAAGGTCTTAGGGAGTTCGTCATAGACGATCTCTCCCATAGTAAGACCGCCTTGTTTTCCGCGACCAACCACGTCAATGCGCGTTAGCGCAAGAAATCCCGCCTCTTCTAAGGCATCCACTACGTCCTGGGTTTTTTCTGGCCTGACAATAGCTTTGATCATTTTCATGTTGTTTTCCTCCTGTGTCTTAAAAATTTGAATTAAGCGATTCCGTATTTGACTACCAACTGTTCCAATTCATCCATGGAAAGGGGCTTAGGAATGACTAAGTTCTTATTTTCAATGATCCTGCGCGCAAGCTCCTTATAAGCGTGAGCCTGCGGGTGGTCCGGATCATATTCCACCACGGTCTTTTTGTTGAATTCTGCCTTTTGGACGATGTTGTCACGTGGGATGAACATAATCATCTGGGTGCCCAAACGTTCGCAGAACTCCTGCATAAGTTCTTCTTCACGGTCAACCTTACGGCTGTTACAGATAATGCCACCCAGACGCACCCCTGTGCGTTGGGCATATTTGACCATTCCGCGGCAAATATTGTTGGCAGCATAGATGGCCATCATTTCACCAGAGGCTACGATGTAAATCTCCTGGGCCTTGCCATCACGCACCGGCATAGCGAAACCACCACAGACTACGTCACCCAAAACGTCGTAAAAAAGAAAGTCTAGGTCTTCAGGATAGCCACCAAGCTGTTCCATAAGGTTTATAGCGGTGATAACACCGCGACCAGCGCATCCAACACCTGGTTCAGGACCACCAGATTCCACACAACGAATACCGGCAAAACCGATTTTTACGACTTTATCGAGGGTTACGTTTTCTTCACCTTCTTCACGAAGGACATCAAGAACCGTTTCCTGGGGTTTTCCGCCAAGAATCATACGGGTAGCGTCAGCTTTGGGGTCACAACCATGAATCATGACCTTTTTATCAAAATAGTGGGCCAAAGCAGCAGCTAGGTTCTGGGTAGTGGTTGATTTTCCGATACCACCTTTTCCGTAGATACCGATCTTCCTTGTAGCCATAATTATTACCTCCTTTAAAACTTTTTATTTGCCTACCGAATAGAGCAAAGCTGATGCCAAAAATTAAAACCCTTGATTATCAATGCTTTTAGAAGACAAGCGCCTACAAAAAGCTACAAAAAACTTACAAGCACCTATTTCAGAATATGACAGGTCAGTTTTTGGGAAGTTTTTTTTTGGATCCGTTCCTATTTTTCGTTCCGAAAAATAGGAACGGATCCCTTTGAAAGCAGAGAGGACGGAAAATTCTCCCGATAATAATTACTAGGAGCATAAAACAGGCAACACTTAAGCATTGCGAGCGCCTTTTTGGGGAGTCATTGCGAGCGAAGCGAAGCAATCTCAAGTAGAAGAGGTTCTAGAGGTTCTAGAGGTTTGGATTGAATGGGTATCGAAAGCACCATTTTTGTAAGTCATTGCGAGCGAACGCAGTGAGCCAAGCAATCTCGGTAAGTGAAGGGACAGGGATCGCGCGGGCGTACAAGTCGCCTCGCGATGACACCTTTAAAACATGCTCCCGGCAATAAATGCTTTAAGGTTTCAGCTTTTTCGCCGAAATAAGTGTTAGGAGGTGGCAAAATGGAACAAGAACGCCGACGTCATATAAGGGTAAAACTTAAAGGTTCAAAGGTATTTCTCCCTGATGGTCAGGAAGGGGAGCTTGCCAACGCAAGTATCAGTGGTATTGCCTTCTGGCAACCAAACGGAGCCTCTCTTAAACCAGGAGATACTTTAAGTATTGTCTTGACTTATCAGGGCGAAGAAATAAACGGAGAAGCCAGGGTGGTTCATCTCAACGGAAGACTTGTTGGTTGCGAGTGGATTGATTTTGCCAATGAAAAACAAAGAATGGCGTATTATTCCTGGCTTCTTGAGCCAGAGTTCGAATAAAGCTAAAGTTTTTCTGCCAAAATGGCCCAAAAACCCGCCTGGGTAAGAAGGCCTTCTTTTGGGCTTTCTTTTTTGGGGGAAGCTTTTGGCGAAATAAAAAGAGAACTATAACCCGCCTTTAGTCTGAAACCCGCTTCATCAAGCAAGCTTGGCAGTTCCTCTCCTGCTAAAAACCTGGCATAGCGATAAAGGGGATGGCCTTGGCGCGCTTTTTCTTCGTAATAAACACCCCAGGGAGAATCTTTTGGTATTACCCCAAGATATAAATTTCCGTTGGGCTTTAAAACCCGGTAACACTCAGAGAGGGCTTTTTTAGGATCTTCCAAAAAACATAAAGTAAAAAACATGCCGCAGGCATTAAAACTTTTATCTTTAAAAGGTTGCCGCTCTGCGATGCCACACACGGCTTTTATCCCCTTTTCTCTGGCTAGGGAGAGCATCTCAAGAGAAGGGTCAAGCCCGTAGTCAAAGCCTAGCGCCACCGCAAAGGCTCCGGTACCAACACCAATTTCTAAAGCAGGTTGTTTTGGAGGGCCCAAGTTGCGTAAAGTTTCGATCTCTGAGGCAAAGATGGGGTTTTCCTGATACCAGGCATCGTATTCTTGGGCTACTTGACCAAAACTTTTGCTAACTTTTTGCCACATAAAATAAAAGGGGGGCTTGGCCCCCCGTTATTGTTTTTAGATATCGAAGTAAAGATAGAACTCGTAAGGATGCGGACGAAGGCGAACCTGATCTGCCTCTTCGCTACGTTTGTAATCAAGCCACTTCTTGATGAGGTCTTCGGTGAACACGTCGCCCTTGAGCAAGAACTCGTAGTCGTTTTCAAGGGCATCAAGGGCTTCTTCAAGGGTAGCAGGAGTCTGAGGAATGTCTTTGAGTTCTTCTGGAGGCAGGCTGTAGAGGTCTTTATCCATAGGTTCACCGGGATCAATACGATTTTCAATACCATCAAGGGCAGCCATAAGCATAGCGGCAAAAGCAAGATAACCGTTACAGGAAGGATCTGGGGTACGGAATTCAATACGTTTGGCTTTGGGGCTTGGGCTGTACATAGGAATACGAACAGCAGCTGAACGGTTACGGCTGGAATAACAGAGGTTCACCGGAGCCTCAAAACCAGGGGTCAAACGCTTATACGAGTTGGTGGTGGGGTTGGTAAAAGCACAAACAGCCTTACAATGTTTCAAAATACCACCAATGGCATAAAGGGCGGTCTCAGAAAGACCAGCATAACGATCGCCAGCAAAAAGAGGAGTATCCCCCTTCCAGATGCTGAAGTGAGTGTGCATACCAGAGCCGTTATCACCAAAAAGAGGCTTGGGCATAAAAGTAACGGTCTTTCCGTGCTTATAGGCCACGTTTTTAATGACGTACTTGTACCACATGAGCTGGTCGCCCATCTTTAGGAGGGGCGCAAAGCGCATATCGATTTCAGCCTGGCCAGCAGTGGCCACTTCGTGGTGCTGGCATTCTACCTTGATGCCGATCTGCTGAAGCACCATGACCATCTCCGTACGGAGGTCATGGAGTTTGTCAGACGGAGGCACCGGGAAGTAACCTTCTTTGGGACGAGGCTTATAGCCAAGGTTGGGGCACTCCTCACGGCCGGTATTCCAGGCACCTTCGATAGAATCTACGAAATAAAAACTATAGTTGGTGCCGGTGTCGTAGCGAATGTCATCAAAGATGAAAAATTCCGGCTCAGGACCAAAAAAAGCTACGTCGCCAATACCGGTGCTCTTGAGATACTCTTCAGCCTTTTTGGCTACATAGCGGGGATCACGACTATAGGGCTCTTTGGTAATAGGGTCATAAATGTTGCAAAGAAGTACCAAAGTAGGCACTTCATAGAAGGGATCCATAACCGCAGTGTCAGGATCCGGCACAACGATCATGTCACTTTCGTGAATCTCCTGCCAGCCACGGATTGAAGAACCATCAAAACCAAAGCCGTTTTCAAAGGAAGACTCATCAAGCTCTTCAATAGGAACCGTAAAGTTCTGCCACATACCAGGGAAATCAACAAACCTCAAGTCAACCATCTTTGCGCCGTTTTTCTTGGCAAATTCAAGTACTTCTTTGGGTGTCATACCACTACCTCCTTATGTTGGTTTATATTTTGTTCGCAACTAAAAGCTTTGTCTGAAAAGATTTTGTTAAGGGTGTTTTGCAAATACTCTTTGAGAGATTTGATTTCTTCTTCTCCTAATTTTTCCCCTTCAGGTGTGCGTACATAAAAAACATCTGTGAGTAAATCTTCCCGGTTGGCAATAAAAGCTCGTTCAATGTTTACCGGCCACTTAGAAAGGGCCTTTGCAAGCCTATACAAAAGACCTAATCTGTCTGTAGCAAAAACTTCGATAATGGTAAAAAAGTCTGAATGTTCGTTATTTACGTTAACGTAAATTTCTGGTGCTTTAGGTGGCTTCTTTAGTTGGCATACTAAAGGTTTTAATCTGTTAAGTTCTTTATCGAGATCCTTTTGGCCGGCAAGAACAAGCTTGAGGGTCTTTTCAAACTCATCCCAATAGACCTCTCCATAAGGAGAGGTTACTTCGAAAATATCAAAGACCGTGCCATCTGTCAGGGTAAATACACGAGCAGAGTGAATATTTAGATGAAATAAAGTAAAAACTCCTGCTAAATTAGCAAAAAGACCAGGTTTATCTTTGGTGATTACCACAACCTGGTAAAGCCCTTTTTTTTCTTCAATATCTAGGAGAAGTTCTCTTTGGGCTTCTTGGTAGGATTTTAAAAGAGAGGCTCCTCTGATTAATTTTTCTATATCTGCATGTAAAAGAAAACAAGGAGGTAAAACTTCTACCAGGGCACCAAATTTTTCCCTCAAAATTTCTTCGCGTTCAACAAGAATGGGGATAGTTCTTTTTTCGGAGAAGACGCCTTCTAGGAAAAGCTTTTCCGCCTTAAGATAAAGCTCCTGGAGAAGAGAAGCCTTCCAGCTATTCCAGGCAGAAGGCCCAGTGGCCCGAGAATCAGCTACCGTTAGAAGATAAAGCCTATTTAAATGTGGGAGGTTTCCCACCTTCATGGCAAAATC
The sequence above is drawn from the Thermodesulfatator atlanticus DSM 21156 genome and encodes:
- a CDS encoding P-II family nitrogen regulator is translated as MSKICEIIAIIRPTKMLATKKALAEMGLPSFTAVKAFGRGKQGGYVDELGYRVSPEIIEKAKEMKARFIPKRLLMAVVPEAMVEKVVKTIISVNQTGKHGDGKIFVLPVDESYRVRTGEKDLEALF
- a CDS encoding P-II family nitrogen regulator, producing MKMIKAIVRPEKTQDVVDALEEAGFLALTRIDVVGRGKQGGLTMGEIVYDELPKTLLFLVVDDEAVPKVRDIIMESARTGRFGDGKIFVVPVNEAWTIRTGQPEL
- the nifH gene encoding nitrogenase iron protein; this translates as MATRKIGIYGKGGIGKSTTTQNLAAALAHYFDKKVMIHGCDPKADATRMILGGKPQETVLDVLREEGEENVTLDKVVKIGFAGIRCVESGGPEPGVGCAGRGVITAINLMEQLGGYPEDLDFLFYDVLGDVVCGGFAMPVRDGKAQEIYIVASGEMMAIYAANNICRGMVKYAQRTGVRLGGIICNSRKVDREEELMQEFCERLGTQMIMFIPRDNIVQKAEFNKKTVVEYDPDHPQAHAYKELARRIIENKNLVIPKPLSMDELEQLVVKYGIA
- a CDS encoding PilZ domain-containing protein → MEQERRRHIRVKLKGSKVFLPDGQEGELANASISGIAFWQPNGASLKPGDTLSIVLTYQGEEINGEARVVHLNGRLVGCEWIDFANEKQRMAYYSWLLEPEFE
- a CDS encoding class I SAM-dependent methyltransferase, with protein sequence MWQKVSKSFGQVAQEYDAWYQENPIFASEIETLRNLGPPKQPALEIGVGTGAFAVALGFDYGLDPSLEMLSLAREKGIKAVCGIAERQPFKDKSFNACGMFFTLCFLEDPKKALSECYRVLKPNGNLYLGVIPKDSPWGVYYEEKARQGHPLYRYARFLAGEELPSLLDEAGFRLKAGYSSLFISPKASPKKESPKEGLLTQAGFWAILAEKL
- the glnA gene encoding type I glutamate--ammonia ligase, producing MTPKEVLEFAKKNGAKMVDLRFVDFPGMWQNFTVPIEELDESSFENGFGFDGSSIRGWQEIHESDMIVVPDPDTAVMDPFYEVPTLVLLCNIYDPITKEPYSRDPRYVAKKAEEYLKSTGIGDVAFFGPEPEFFIFDDIRYDTGTNYSFYFVDSIEGAWNTGREECPNLGYKPRPKEGYFPVPPSDKLHDLRTEMVMVLQQIGIKVECQHHEVATAGQAEIDMRFAPLLKMGDQLMWYKYVIKNVAYKHGKTVTFMPKPLFGDNGSGMHTHFSIWKGDTPLFAGDRYAGLSETALYAIGGILKHCKAVCAFTNPTTNSYKRLTPGFEAPVNLCYSSRNRSAAVRIPMYSPSPKAKRIEFRTPDPSCNGYLAFAAMLMAALDGIENRIDPGEPMDKDLYSLPPEELKDIPQTPATLEEALDALENDYEFLLKGDVFTEDLIKKWLDYKRSEEADQVRLRPHPYEFYLYFDI